In a genomic window of Mercenaria mercenaria strain notata chromosome 19, MADL_Memer_1, whole genome shotgun sequence:
- the LOC128551188 gene encoding scavenger receptor cysteine-rich domain superfamily protein-like yields the protein MMSFVKFYAFPICVLYCLDAVLTSTDDIGVKVRLAGGTSNGTGRLEVFFNGQWSTVYSRSFDQNDAEVVCTMLGYQNRGLVSVFKNVFGAGSGPIISTDFNCLGTESSLVNCSQPNSWQVHTDWRHSSDTEMGCEATPIRLVDGDSPQSGRVELFISNKWYTVCDNDFDDNDASVICRMLGFSDSGISRAFSKNHYGQGYGGVIVTQLECDGTERDIKQCKAEWGTNSCDHTDDAGVNCGRTEIRLVDGVTNTSGRVEVLHGGKWGTICSHGGFSNQDVQVICKMIGIQNPNAFGYSNAYYGEGTVHMLLSRLACDGSESDITQCSSTEWAGPSDTRLESDFMYCSHSNDVGVNCEGKTKIRLVDGVSAQSGRVEIFHLGQWGTVSNKYFDFHELKVICRMLGFNYSSKSFIKDNAYYGQGVGRVLVSEMQCNGDESDIGQCSATWWPMTDSLKHDADVGISCDGYIPTKLVGGSDNASGRVEIFHNGYYHTICAGDFTRRDLIVVCRMLGFENIPRSAYWRYVSTFEQGIGTPGASYLKCDGTETSIAQCDGHMPGVVDSYYYKCDHAKDLFVSCNGASEKIRLVGGHSNNSGIVEINISGIWGTVCDNGFDRLDAVVICRMLKFPRPERAITYTDAHRGHVNGPIHMKDLKCNGVETSIGQCNPEMDTRGCQHSKDAGVDCCPHCEISGQLVG from the exons ATGATgtcttttgtgaaattttatgCATTTCCT ATTTGTGTGCTGTACTGTTTGGACGCAG TCCTCACAAGTACAGATGATATCGGGGTCAAGGTTCGCCTTGCCGGTGGTACTTCAAACGGAACAGGTCGTCTAGAAGTATTTTTCAATGGACAGTGGTCAACTGTTTATAGTCGGAGTTTTGATCAAAATGATGCTGAAGTTGTCTGCACCATGCTTGGATATCAGAATCG CGGGCTGGTCAGTGTATTCAAAAACGTGTTTGGAGCTGGCTCTGGTCCTATTATTTCCACCGATTTCAATTGCCTTGGTACTGAATCTTCTCTAGTGAACTGTAGTCAGCCAAACAGCTGGCAGGTACATACAGACTGGAGACATTCGAGTGACACTGAAATGGGTTGTGAAG CTACTCCGATTCGCCTAGTTGATGGTGATTCACCTCAGTCTGGAAGAGTAGAACTTTTTATTTCG aataaatgGTATACTGTCTGTGATAACGATTTCGATGACAATGACGCCAGTGTGATTTGTCGAATGCTCGGATTTTCTGACAG tgGGATTTCGCGTGCTTTTTCAAAGAATCATTATGGTCAAGGCTACGGAGGAGTCATTGTAACGCAATTAGAATGTGATGGCACAGAAAGGGATATTAAACAGTGTAAAGCCGAATGGGGAACTAACTCGTGTGATCACACGGATGATGCTGGCGTAAACTGCGGTA GGACAGAAATAAGACTTGTAGATGGTGTAACAAATACATCCGGAAGAGTGGAAGTACTCCATGGCGGTAAATGGGGAACTATTTGTTCTCATGGAGGATTTTCCAATCAGGATGTCCAGGTCATCTGTAAAATGATCGGTATACAAAATCC aaatgcGTTCGGATATTCCAATGCTTACTATGGTGAGGGAACGGTTCACATGCTGTTATCACGTCTAGCTTGCGACGGTTCTGAAAGTGACATTACACAGTGTTCGTCGACTGAATGGGCTGGCCCTTCAGATACTCGTCTTGAATCAGACTTCATGTATTGTTCACATTCCAACGATGTTGGTGTGAACTGTGAAGGAA AAACGAAAATACGACTGGTCGATGGAGTTTCGGCACAATCGGGAAGGGTAGAGATATTTCACTTAGGACAGTGGGGAACAGTATCAAACAAATactttgattttcatgaattaaaaGTCATATGCAGAATGCTTGGATTTAATTACAG CTCAAAGTCTTTCATCAAGGATAATGCATACTATGGTCAAGGTGTTGGGAGAGTACTGGTTTCGGAAATGCAATGTAATGGCGATGAATCCGATATTGGTCAGTGTTCAGCAACATGGTGGCCTATGACAGATTCTCTAAAGCATGATGCTGATGTTGGCATTAGCTGTGACGGAT ATATCCCAACAAAACTGGTAGGTGGCTCAGATAATGCATCTGGGAGGGTAGAGATTTTTCATAACGGATATTACCATACAATTTGTGCTGGAGATTTCACTAGACGAGATTTAATCGTGGTATGTCGGATGCTTGGATTTGAAAACATTCC ACGTTCTGCATACTGGCGATACGTGTCAACATTTGAGCAGGGGATCGGAACACCAGGAGCGTCTTACCTCAAATGTGACGGAACTGAAACTAGTATTGCGCAATGTGATGGACATATGCCAGGCGTTGTAGATAGCTACTACTATAAATGTGATCATGCAAAGGATCTTTTTGTCAGCTGTAATGGAG CCTCAGAGAAAATAAGATTAGTTGGTGGACATTCTAACAACTCAGGGATAGTCGAAATAAACATATCTGGTATATGGGGAACTGTCTGCGACAATGGATTCGACAGACTTGATGCCGTCGTCATATGCAGAATGCTAAAGTTCCCTCGTCC CGAACGGGCAATCACCTACACTGACGCTCACCGTGGCCATGTTAATGGTCCTATCCATATGAAGGACTTGAAATGCAATGGTGTTGAGACAAGCATTGGGCAATGTAACCCTGAGATGGATACACGTGGCTGTCAACATTCAAAAGATGCGGGAGTCGACTGTTGTC CACACTGCGAGATTTCAGGACAGCTGGTCGGATAG